From Sander lucioperca isolate FBNREF2018 chromosome 14, SLUC_FBN_1.2, whole genome shotgun sequence, the proteins below share one genomic window:
- the LOC118493088 gene encoding tripartite motif-containing protein 16-like, whose product MLVDLVEELKKTGLQAAPADHCYAGAEDVACDVCTGRKLKAHKSCLICLVSYCEKHLHRHYDVAQLKKHKLVEPSKKLQENVCSRHDEVMKMFCRTDQQLICYLCSVEEHKGHDTVSAAAERAERQRELEGSRQNIQQRIQDREKDVKLLQQQVEAINLSADKAVEDSEKIFTELIRLLEKRSSDVKQQVRSQQKSEVSRVKELQEKLEQEITELKRKDAELKKLSHTEDHNQFLHNYPSLSPLSQSTSSIHICPLSCFEDLTASVSEVRDKLQDVLREKWTNVSLTGTEVDVLLPQPEPKTRAGFLKYSREITLDPNTANTQLLLSEGNRKATLMRQKQSYSIHPDRFTNRSQVLSRESLTGRCYWEVERRGRGGVDVAVAYKNIKPSQHSREPEDTPVRPYMDFPLQAITCRRSLFKDSCSMISSTHSLHPHNHFV is encoded by the exons atgttagtagatttagtggaggagctgaagaagactggactccaagctgctcctgctgatcactgctatgctggagctgaagatgtggcctgtgatgtctGCACCGGGAGAAAACTCAAAGCACACAAGTCCTGTCTGATCTGTCTTGTCTCTTACTGTGAGAAACACCTTCATCGTCATTACGATGTAGCTCAGttaaagaaacacaagctggtggagccgtccaagaagctccaggagaacgtctgctctcgtcatgatgaggtgatgaagatgttctgccgtactgatcagcagcttatctgttatctctgctctgtggaggaacataaaggccacgacacagtctcagctgcagcagagagagctgagaggcagagagagctcgaggggagtcgacaaaacatccagcagagaatccaggacagagagaaagatgtgaagctgcttcaacagCAGGTGGAGGCCATCAATCtctctgctgataaagcagtggaggacagcgagaagatcttcactgagctgatccgtctcctggagaaaagaagttctgatgtgaagcagcaggtcagatcccagcagaaaagtgaagtgagtcgagtcaaagagcttcaggagaagctggagcaggagatcactgagctgaagaggaaagacgctgagctgaagaagctctcacacacagaggatcacaaccagtttctacacaactacccctcactgtcaccactcagCCAATCTACATCCAGCATCCATATCTGTCCTCTGAGCTGCTTTGAGGACTTGACAGCGTCcgtgtcagaagtcagagataaactacaggacgtcctgagagagaagtggacaaacgtctcactgacagggactgaagtggacgttttactgccacaaccagagcccaagaccagagctggattcttaaaatattcacgtgaaatcacactggatccaaacacagcaaacacacagctgTTATTATCTGAGGGGAACAGGAAAGCAACATTAATGAGACAAAAACAGTCTTATTCTATTCACCCAGACAGATTCACTAACAGGTCtcaggtcctgagtagagagagtctgactggacgttgttactgggaggtggagaggagagggagaggaggagttgATGTAGCAGTTGCATACAAGAAT ATCAAACCCTCCCAGCACAGCCGTGAACCTGAAGACACACCTGTCCGACCGTATATGGACTTCCCTCTGCAGGCTATTACATGTCGAAGGAGTCTGTTCAAAGACTCTTGTTCAATGATTTCATCAACACATTCACTTCATCCACACAATCACTTTGTTTGA